A portion of the Podospora pseudoanserina strain CBS 124.78 chromosome 2, whole genome shotgun sequence genome contains these proteins:
- the QCR7 gene encoding Cytochrome b-c1 complex subunit 7, mitochondrial (COG:C; BUSCO:EOG09265G9U; EggNog:ENOG503P446) translates to MTAPSLASYVTKRPWLSKLLKPVAGWYSNAALYRQMGLKADDLISEENADVLKALGRLTPKESYDRIYRIRRATQLSLQQKILPKNEWTKPEEDVQYLSPILEAIEAEAKEKQALDTLVPSKAGH, encoded by the exons ATGACGGCCCCATCCCTCGCCAGCTATGTCACCAAGCGCCCCTGGCTCTCCAAGCTCCTGAAGCCCGTTGCCGGCTGGTACAGCAATGCTGCCCTCTACCGTCAAATGGGTCTCAA GGCCGATGATTTGATCTCCGAAGAAAACGCCGACGTCCTCAAGGCCCTCGGCCGCCTCACCCCCAAGGAGTCCTACGACCGCATCTACCGCATCCGCCGCGCCACCCAGCTCTCCCTCCAGCAAAAGATCCTACCCAAGAACGAGTGGACCAAGCCCGAGGAGGACGTCCAATACCTTTCCCCCATCCTCGAGGCCATCGAGGCCGAGGcaaaggagaagcaggctCTCGACACTCTTGTCCCCTCCAAGGCCGGCCACTAA
- a CDS encoding hypothetical protein (COG:I; EggNog:ENOG503NV2N; CAZy:GT62) → MLLPKGGVSWKAARASLPPTRAIWVLLTRTRFLLLLAITGTIILLWRGISSSAPQMKSFYCWGPNKPPSEMSQNEQAAWNAHHHTPVIFNHHAPLVVNESTIDHVDLNPIKSTIKAVQNEERVLILTPLKDAAPYLSKYFELLAELTYPHNLIDLGFLVGDSTDDTLAVLSAELNRLQKRPDKFRSAMIVEKDFGFKLSQSVEERHSFEAQGPRRKAMGKARNYLLTTALKPEHSWVYWRDVDIVDSPEKILEDFIAHDRDILVPNIWFHRYENGKDIEGRFDYNSWVESDKGRALTKKLSKDIVLAEGYKQYDTGRTYMARMGDWRNNKDEEIELDGIGGVNILVKADVHRSGINFPCYAFENQAETEGFAKMAKAAGYGVYGLPNYVVWHIDTEEKGGNV, encoded by the exons ATGCTTCTTCCCAAAGGCGGCGTCAGCTGGAAGGCTGCGAGAGCGAGTCTTCCCCCAACGCGGGCGATATGGGTGCTGTTGACCAGAACCCGCTTCCTTCTACTTCTTGCTATCACTGGCACAATAATATTATTATGGCGCGGCATCAGCTCGTCCGCTCCTCAGATGAAGAG CTTCTACTGCTGGGGCCCGAACAAACCACCTTCCGAGATGTCACAGAACGAACAAGCAGCATGGAACGCCCACCATCACACGCCAGTAATCTTTAATCACCACGCGCCCCTGGTTGTCAACGAGTCCACCATCGACCACGTCGACCTGAACCCCATCAAGTCCACCATCAAGGCTGTCCAGAACGAAGAACGAGTTCTCATTCTCACTCCTCTCAAGGATGCCGCCCCCTACCTCTCCAAGTATTTCGAGCTTCTTGCCGAGCTTACATACCCCCACAATTTGATCGATCTTGGCTTCCTCGTTGGTGACTCTACCGATGATACCCTCGCTGTCTTGTCTGCCGAGCTCAACCGTCTCCAGAAGCGCCCCGACAAGTTCCGGAGCGCCATGATTGTCGAGAAGGACTTTGGATTCAAGCTGAGCCAGAGTGTCGAGGAGCGTCATTCCTTCGAGGCCCAGGGACCCCGGCGCAAGGCCATGGGCAAGGCCCGCAACTACCTCTTGACCACGGCGCTCAAGCCTGAGCATTCGTGGGTGTACTGGAGGGATGTAGATATCGTGGACAGCCCCGAGAAGATTCTCGAGGACTTTATTGCCCACGATCGGGACATTCTCGTTCCCA ACATTTGGTTTCACCGCTACGAGAATGGCAAGGATATTGAAGGAAGAT TTGACTACAACTCATGGGTCGAATCCGACAAGGGCCGCGCGCTTACCAAGAAGCTGTCTAAGGATATTGTTCTGGCTGAGG GTTACAAGCAATACGATACCGGCCGTACTTACATGGCTAGAATGGGTGACTGGCGCAACAacaaggacgaggagatcGAACTTGACGGTATTGGTGGTGTGAACATCTTGGTCAAGGCCGACGTTCACAGATCGGGCATCAATTTCCCATGTTACGCATTTGAGAACCAAGCCGAGACAGAAGGGTTCgccaagatggccaaggCGGCTGGCTATGGTGTTTACGGCCTTCCCAACTACGTCGTCTGGCATATCGACACCGAAGAGAAGGGCGGTAACGTATAA
- the MAG1 gene encoding 3-methyladenine DNA glycosylase (COG:L; BUSCO:EOG09264X9R; EggNog:ENOG503NXJZ) yields the protein MLIRSHRLHYSKVISVNTTAVGLVKPSWCSFFHKFLSGSQPTSLIPPFLSTTTVNTASGSSMETRRSARLGAIYESAKITEPVPAPAPTKFRKRKAVEEDDNEQDTTPSTPRRPRAAPKPDLDQAPPATPTPNAVSLIAEPVNTISKPKPAAVNRLADPNRTNALLLSPQTSRLISSTTGASVQPPTSPSAIPLEGIKTTPSTTTTTNLLEEACAHLIKVDPRMKPLIEKHHCHIFSPEGLSEKIDPFESLASGIISQQVSGAAAKAIKNRFISLFYPGNDNTTTTHEKKKFPTPADVIGKSIETLRTAGLSQRKAEYLLGLAQKFVSGELTAQMLADAPYEEVLEKLIAVRGLGRWSVEMFACFGLKRMDVFSTGDLGVQRGMAAFVGRDVGKLKAKGGGNKWKYMSEREMEEIAEGFRPYRSLFMWYMWRVEETDISTME from the exons ATGCTCATTCGCTCCCATCGACTTCACTATTCGAAAGTTATCTCGGTCAATACTACTGCAGTTGGTTTGGTAAAACCTTCATGGTGTTCCTTCTTTCACAAGTTCTTGTCAGGATCTCAGCCTACGTCATTGATCCCACCTTTCTTGTCGACAACAACCGTCAATACAGCTTCAGGCAGCAGCATGGAAACAAGAAGGTCGGCTCGCCTCGGTGCCATCTACGAGTCTGCCAAAATCACCGAGCCAGtacctgctcctgctccaacCAAATTCCGCAAGAGAAAAGCCGTCGAAGAGGACGACAATGAGCAAgacaccaccccatcaaccccccgTCGACCTCGTGCTGCCCCCAAGCCCGACCTCGaccaagcaccaccagcaacaccaacccccaatgCAGTCTCCCTCATAGCCGAACCGGTCAACACAATCTCCAAGCCCAAACCCGCTGCGGTAAACCGCCTCGCAGACCCCAACCGCAccaacgccctcctcctaTCCCCTCAAACATCCCggctcatctcctccaccaccggcgctTCAGTCCAACCCCCTACTTCTCCCTCCGCCATCCCGCTAGAAGgcatcaaaaccaccccctccaccacaaccaccaccaaccttctAGAAGAAGCCTGCGCCCACCTCATCAAAGTCGATCCCAGAATGAAGCCCCTGATCGAGAAACACCACTGCCACATCTTTTCCCCTGAGGGCCTATCCGAGAAAATCGACCCGTTTGAGTCTTTGGCGTCAGGTATCATCTCCCAGCAAGTCTCTGGGGCGGCGGCaaaggccatcaagaacagATTTATCTCTCTTTTCTACCCAGGCaatgacaacaccaccaccacccatgagaaaaagaagttCCCCACCCCGGCGGACGTCATAGGAAAGAGTATCGAAACCCTTCGCACGGCGGGGCTGTCACAGAGGAAAGCGGAGTATCTCCTTGGGCTGGCTCAGAAGTTTGTCTCTGGGGAGCTGACGGCGCAGATGCTGGCTGATGCGCCTTATGAGGAGGTTCTGGAGAAGTTGATTGCAGTgagggggctggggaggtggtcggTGGAGATGTTTGCTTGCtttgggttgaagaggatggatgTGTTTAGTActggggatttgggggtgCAGAGGGGGATGGCCGCCTTTgtggggagggatgtggGCAAGTTGAAGGCGAAGGGCGGGGGGAATAAGTGGAAGTATATGAgcgagagggagatggaggagattgcgGAGGGGTTTAGGCCTTATCGGAGTTTGTTTATGTG GTATATGTGGAGGGTTGAGGAGACGGATATCAGTACGATGGAGTGA